Below is a genomic region from Brucella sp. BE17.
TTCCTCTCGACGACCAACGCGCGCAAGCATCTGCATATTGGGCAGAGCCACTATATCGGCGGCCGAAACGGTATCGCCTGCCAGATACTCATCACGCTGCAGAGCTTTCTCCATCCACCCTAGCGCATCAAGCGCTGATGATGCAGACGCGCGCATTCCGTCCGGATCGTTGTGAGCAAGCCCCCTGAGAAGGGGCCTCACAATTCCGTCAGAAAGTTGATCGCGTATATAGTTTTCAAACTCGAAAATCGTCTCCCATGTACGGGCGGTCTCAATTGGACTTCTCCCAAATAGCACAGGTTCCGGATGCGCTTCTTCGAGAAACGCCATGATCGCAACCGACTCTGTTATCGGCGATGCGTTGGCTGTAAAGGTCGGCACCTGTCCGCGGGGGTTGAGAAGCAGATAGTCGGCGCTTTTATGTTCCTTCGTCGAAGAATCGATGCGATGCGATACGTAGGGGATACCTTTGTATCCAAGGGTAAGCATAACCCGCCATGAATAAGGGCTGCCGCTAATCCAATAAAGCTCGTATTCCATCAAAATCTCTCTCTGTTTCGTTTCAATTCTGATTGAACGACCAACGTCGCCATCCTTTGCGGCATGATGTGGCTACTCGTTTACTCGCGCCAGCGGCATCCGCTAACAAATTGACATAAGCGCTATCGTCAGACGTAAGAAACAGCGCTGCTCCGGCTACATCCACAGGCGTCCCCATTCGACCGGCCGGGATATTTGCGGCCATATTTGCCACATCTTCTTCGGTTGCAAGCGCGTCGAAGCCCGGTGTCGAAATGTGGCCCGGACTCAGCACATTGATGCGCAGTGGTCGATCCTTCGAGTCACGAACCATTCTCGCACCAGATTACGCAGTGCCGCCTTTGTCGATGAATAGACAGACATTTCTGGAATGCCGATGGAGTCTGCGATCGAACCAGTCAGGATAATGGATGCGCCATCGCGCCATGGCCGATTTCGGCGACGACCTGTGATATACATCGAAGCTCCCTCTTGGGCGAAACGCTTCGTAATGCCAAAGCCTATGCCCGAACTTCCGCCGGTAAAGACCGCTACTTTACTCGTGAGTCTGTTTCCCATTGC
It encodes:
- a CDS encoding glutathione S-transferase family protein, yielding MEYELYWISGSPYSWRVMLTLGYKGIPYVSHRIDSSTKEHKSADYLLLNPRGQVPTFTANASPITESVAIMAFLEEAHPEPVLFGRSPIETARTWETIFEFENYIRDQLSDGIVRPLLRGLAHNDPDGMRASASSALDALGWMEKALQRDEYLAGDTVSAADIVALPNMQMLARVGRREEAIKMKLGLDDFAVSLPAISAWLARMETIPGYDSAYPPHWRG